From the Salvelinus fontinalis isolate EN_2023a chromosome 35, ASM2944872v1, whole genome shotgun sequence genome, one window contains:
- the LOC129834700 gene encoding SIN3-HDAC complex-associated factor-like: protein MFGFHKSKIYRSHEGCCICKTKSSSSRFTDSSRYEETFRLCFGLSEDRVGDICNACVLLVKRWKKLPKGSKKNWNHVVDARAGPGFKLTKPKKMKNSDGKKKSKLNRLHKFKRQHSDAHSTTSSMSPSQSPSYESDDGSDIESKQRRPTPSVFSFLDRSYWKRQKVCCGIVYKGRFGEVMIDPRLFKPCCSSKKQETLVPMQDTHLPAIHPPPLPLPEALKEDW, encoded by the exons ATGTTTGGTTTTCACAAGTCTAAAATATATCGCAGCCATGAAGGATGTTGCATTTGCAAGACCAAGTCCTCCAGTTCACGCTTTACTGACAGCAGCAGATATGAAGAAACCTTCAGGCTATGTTTTGG GTTGTCAGAGGATCGTGTGGGAGACATCTGCAATGCCTGTGTGCTGTTAGTAAAAAGATGGAAAAAACTGCCAAAAGGCTCTAAGAAGAACTGGAACCAT GTTGTGGATGCAAGAGCTGGGCCTGGCTTCAAGCTAACCAAACCCAAGAAGATGAAGAACAGTGATGGGAAGAAGAAAAGCAAACTGAATAGGCTTCACAAATTCAAAAGACAAC ACTCTGATGCCCACAGCACGACCTCAAGCATGTCTCCATCCCAGTCCCCCAGCTACGAGTCAGATGACGGCTCAGACATTGAGTCCAAACAGAGGCGCCCCACTCCTTCTGTCTTTTCCTTCCTGGACCGTTCTTACTGGAAAAG GCAAAAGGTGTGCTGTGGGATTGTATACAAAGGGCGTTTTGGTGAGGTGATGATTGACCCACGTCTCTTCAAGCCCTGCTGCAGCTCCAAGAAGCAGGAGACGTTGGTTCCCATGCAGGACACGCACCTTCCTGCAATTCACCCCCCGCCTCTCCCGCTACCAGAGGCCCTGAAAGAGGACTGGTGA